Proteins from one Buchnera aphidicola (Cinara laricifoliae) genomic window:
- a CDS encoding DEAD/DEAH box helicase, with amino-acid sequence MTQIYHSFSIFGLNPVLLKSLKKLGYIKPSPIQSTCIPYLLSGKDVLGMAQTGSGKTAAFALPLLHNVDISLKSPQILVLVPTRELAIQVAKAFFDFSQYLIGTQVVALYGGQKYEIQLQALRKGPQIIVGTPGRLLDHLKRGTLNLIQLNSLVLDEADEMLRMGFIEDVEHIMSKIPKKHQTALFSATMPNMIRRISQRFMNSPKEVKIQSTGITRPDIQQSYWVVRGKKTDALIRFLEVEDFSATIIFVRTKSATLEVAETLEKHGYNSAALNGDMNQLLREQTLERLKTGKLDILIATDVAARGLDVDRISFVINYDIPMDAESYVHRIGRTGRAGRTGRALLFVEYRERRLLRNIERIIKHSIREIELPKSELVAQCRLKVISEKIQNQLDSYDLEPYKLLLHKLNLKDGLDFEKLSAALLKLVQGERPLIIPPDKKYSFISFKNNPSFTMNNRKKYITNKTYSNSRFIQDNKRSDNMTICRIEVGRNDGVEVRHIVGAIANEGDISSRLIGNIRLFTNYSTVELPKSHSKRLLICLLRTRILNKPINIKLITQSGFRDNKKNFISRNRQNYKKNNT; translated from the coding sequence ATGACTCAAATTTATCATTCTTTTTCTATTTTTGGACTTAATCCTGTTTTATTAAAATCTCTAAAAAAACTAGGATATATAAAACCTTCACCGATTCAATCTACTTGTATTCCTTATTTATTATCTGGTAAGGATGTTTTAGGTATGGCTCAGACAGGTAGCGGTAAAACAGCTGCTTTTGCGTTACCGTTATTACATAATGTTGATATTTCTTTAAAATCTCCTCAAATTTTAGTTTTAGTGCCAACCCGAGAATTAGCTATACAAGTAGCAAAAGCTTTTTTTGATTTTTCCCAATATCTCATTGGAACACAAGTTGTAGCGTTATATGGTGGTCAAAAATATGAAATTCAATTACAAGCACTAAGAAAAGGTCCTCAAATTATTGTAGGAACACCTGGTCGATTATTAGATCATTTAAAAAGAGGTACTTTAAATTTAATACAGTTAAATAGTTTAGTTTTGGATGAAGCAGATGAAATGTTACGTATGGGTTTTATAGAAGATGTAGAGCATATTATGTCAAAAATTCCTAAAAAACATCAAACTGCATTATTTTCTGCTACAATGCCTAACATGATTCGCAGAATATCTCAACGTTTTATGAATTCTCCTAAAGAAGTTAAAATACAGTCTACTGGTATAACACGTCCTGATATACAACAAAGTTATTGGGTAGTGCGTGGAAAAAAAACTGATGCTTTAATTCGATTTTTAGAGGTTGAAGATTTTTCTGCTACTATTATTTTTGTACGTACTAAAAGTGCTACTTTAGAGGTAGCAGAAACATTAGAAAAACATGGATATAATAGTGCGGCATTAAATGGTGATATGAATCAATTGTTAAGAGAACAAACGTTAGAACGATTAAAAACAGGAAAATTAGACATATTAATTGCTACAGATGTTGCTGCGCGAGGATTAGATGTAGATCGTATTAGTTTTGTTATTAATTATGATATTCCAATGGATGCAGAATCATACGTACATCGTATTGGTCGTACAGGTCGAGCAGGTCGAACAGGTCGAGCATTATTATTTGTAGAATATCGTGAACGTAGATTATTACGTAATATTGAACGAATCATAAAACACTCTATTCGAGAAATAGAATTACCAAAATCTGAACTTGTAGCGCAATGTCGATTAAAAGTTATTTCAGAAAAAATACAAAATCAATTGGATAGTTATGATTTAGAACCATATAAATTATTATTACATAAGTTAAACTTAAAAGATGGTTTAGATTTTGAAAAATTATCAGCAGCATTACTAAAGTTAGTGCAAGGAGAACGTCCATTAATTATACCACCTGATAAAAAATATTCATTTATATCTTTTAAAAATAATCCTTCATTTACAATGAATAATAGAAAAAAATATATAACTAATAAAACATATTCCAATTCTCGTTTTATCCAAGATAACAAAAGATCAGATAATATGACAATATGTCGCATTGAAGTTGGTCGTAATGATGGTGTAGAAGTTCGTCATATCGTAGGAGCTATTGCTAATGAAGGGGATATTAGTAGTCGATTAATCGGAAATATTCGATTATTTACTAATTATTCTACAGTTGAATTACCGAAAAGTCACTCTAAGCGATTACTGATTTGTTTATTACGTACACGTATTTTAAATAAACCGATTAACATTAAATTAATAACACAGTCTGGATTTCGTGATAATAAAAAAAATTTTATATCTCGAAATCGTCAAAATTATAAAAAAAATAATACTTAA
- the pnp gene encoding polyribonucleotide nucleotidyltransferase, which produces MLKPIIHKFKYGQHSIILETGVIARQATASVLASMDETTVLVTIVSGAPILSGQKFFPLIVNYQERTYAAGRIPGGFFRREGRPSENEILISRLIDRPIRPLFPKDFLNEVQIIATVISVNPQINPDIISIIGVSAALCLSGLPFLGPIGVARVGFLDNQYILNPSIEKIKDSCLDLVVSGTKSTILMVEAEANILSEEEILNAILFGHENQKLLIDNIYCFSEKANKIPNISYDIYTADTVLYNLVSKRVKKDIESAYRIFTKKERLNKLNEIKQKLIIDLLNYDNLLTSSKIEEIIYLLERNIVRKRILKGKLRIDGRTNDEIRPIDVRTGILPRVHGSALFTRGETQALVSATLGTSRDAQNLDDLLGDRTDNFLFHYNFPPYSVGEIGIVGSPKRREIGHGKLAKRSFLAVMPNIEEFPYTIRLVSEITESNGSSSMASVCGASLALMDAGVPIKSAVAGIAMGLIKEQHSYMILSDILGDEDYLGDMDFKVAGSRIGITALQMDIKISGITSDIIKAALYQAKSARLKILDIMETTLHIPRSDISKFAPRIYTMKINPEKIKDVIGKGGSIIRMLTEETGTVIEIKDDGMVKISATAGDKAKHAIRRIKEITEDITIGKIYSGRVTRILDFGAFVSIGFGREGLIHISQISHKRVDKVIDYLKIDQVISVKVLEVDRQGRIRLSMKDTNLLDKL; this is translated from the coding sequence TTGTTAAAACCAATTATACATAAATTTAAATATGGTCAGCATTCTATTATTTTAGAAACAGGAGTAATTGCTCGGCAAGCTACTGCTTCAGTTTTAGCTAGTATGGACGAGACTACAGTACTTGTGACTATAGTTAGTGGTGCTCCTATATTGTCTGGACAAAAATTTTTTCCTTTAATTGTAAATTACCAAGAACGTACTTATGCTGCAGGTAGAATTCCGGGTGGTTTTTTTCGCCGAGAAGGACGTCCTAGCGAAAATGAGATTTTAATTTCTCGATTAATTGATAGACCAATACGTCCATTATTTCCTAAAGATTTTTTAAATGAAGTTCAGATTATTGCAACAGTTATTTCAGTAAATCCTCAAATTAATCCTGATATAATTTCTATTATTGGTGTATCGGCTGCGTTATGTTTATCTGGTTTACCTTTTTTAGGACCGATAGGGGTTGCGCGAGTAGGATTTTTAGATAATCAATATATTTTAAACCCGTCAATAGAAAAAATTAAAGATAGTTGTTTAGATTTAGTAGTATCGGGAACCAAAAGTACTATTTTAATGGTTGAAGCTGAGGCTAATATTTTATCTGAAGAAGAGATTTTAAATGCTATTCTATTTGGACATGAAAATCAAAAATTGTTAATTGATAATATTTATTGTTTTTCTGAAAAAGCAAATAAAATTCCTAATATTAGTTATGATATATATACTGCTGACACTGTTTTATATAATTTAGTTTCTAAAAGAGTTAAAAAAGATATTGAATCTGCATATCGTATTTTTACAAAAAAAGAGAGATTAAATAAGTTAAATGAAATTAAACAAAAATTAATCATAGATTTGTTAAATTACGATAATCTACTAACTAGTTCTAAAATTGAAGAAATTATTTATTTATTAGAACGTAATATTGTTCGTAAACGTATCTTAAAAGGTAAATTGAGAATTGATGGGCGTACGAATGATGAGATTAGACCAATTGATGTACGAACAGGAATTCTTCCTCGAGTTCATGGATCTGCTTTATTTACTAGAGGAGAAACACAAGCTTTAGTTTCTGCTACCTTAGGAACTTCTAGAGATGCTCAAAATTTGGATGATTTATTAGGAGATAGGACTGATAATTTTTTATTTCATTATAATTTTCCTCCATATTCTGTTGGTGAAATTGGAATAGTCGGATCACCAAAACGAAGAGAAATTGGTCATGGGAAACTTGCTAAACGTAGTTTTTTAGCTGTTATGCCGAATATTGAAGAATTTCCATATACTATTCGTTTAGTTTCTGAAATAACTGAATCTAATGGTTCGTCTTCTATGGCTTCTGTATGTGGTGCTTCTTTAGCTTTAATGGATGCTGGAGTTCCTATTAAGTCAGCTGTTGCTGGAATTGCCATGGGTTTGATAAAAGAACAACATTCTTATATGATTTTATCAGATATTTTAGGAGATGAAGATTATTTAGGAGACATGGATTTTAAAGTAGCTGGTAGTAGAATAGGTATTACTGCTTTACAGATGGATATAAAAATTTCTGGTATTACTAGTGATATTATTAAAGCTGCATTATATCAAGCAAAATCTGCAAGATTAAAGATTTTAGATATTATGGAAACCACTTTACATATTCCTAGAAGTGATATTTCAAAATTTGCTCCTAGAATATACACTATGAAGATTAATCCGGAAAAAATAAAAGATGTCATCGGTAAAGGCGGTTCTATTATTAGGATGTTGACCGAAGAAACAGGTACAGTTATTGAGATTAAAGATGACGGAATGGTAAAAATTTCAGCTACAGCAGGAGATAAAGCTAAACACGCTATCCGTAGAATTAAAGAGATTACTGAAGATATTACAATTGGAAAAATTTATTCTGGTAGAGTAACACGTATTTTAGATTTTGGAGCCTTTGTTTCTATTGGTTTTGGTAGAGAAGGTTTAATACATATTTCACAAATTTCACATAAAAGAGTAGATAAAGTGATTGATTATTTAAAAATTGATCAAGTTATTTCTGTCAAAGTATTGGAAGTAGATCGACAAGGTCGTATTCGATTAAGTATGAAAGATACTAATTTATTAGATAAATTATAA
- the rpsO gene encoding 30S ribosomal protein S15, whose protein sequence is MLKNTLVIKDLILKYGKSYSNSGNSSVQIALLTWKINYLQKHFILHRNDHCGRKGLLKLVSRRRKLLDYIKSHQHRHYLFLIKDLSLRY, encoded by the coding sequence ATGTTGAAAAATACATTAGTAATAAAAGATTTAATTTTAAAATACGGAAAATCATATAGTAATAGTGGTAATTCATCAGTACAAATTGCGTTATTAACATGGAAAATAAATTATTTACAAAAACATTTTATTTTACATCGAAATGATCATTGTGGTCGTAAGGGTTTATTAAAACTAGTTTCTCGACGTAGAAAATTATTAGATTATATTAAGTCTCATCAGCATCGACACTATCTTTTTTTAATTAAAGATCTTAGTTTACGCTATTAA
- the truB gene encoding tRNA pseudouridine(55) synthase TruB, with amino-acid sequence MAYQNNKNNSGILLLDKPKGISSNCALQHVKKIFCASKTGYTGSLDPLATGVLPILFGNATKFSKYLTNSVKKYHVIAKLGVVTATGDLSSEVIYTNSVYVKTNDIINILNKFIGKIKQIPPMFSAIKYYGIPLYRYARLGIVISRYPRTVIIYQLNFIKRVDKFLEFTVLCSKGTYIRSLVYDIGKFLKCGAHVVFLRRLKVGPYDSSQLVNLTNLYFIENKSIKQTYRFYKYKMLKTFLLPVSSIFSQYPKIKLFNEDVNNFKKNLCISLFLFSKNGLVQVVAGINNMFLGVGQINKLGLLIPECIL; translated from the coding sequence ATGGCTTATCAAAATAATAAAAATAATTCTGGAATATTATTACTAGATAAACCAAAAGGTATTTCATCTAATTGTGCGTTGCAGCACGTTAAAAAAATTTTTTGTGCTTCTAAAACTGGATATACTGGTTCATTAGATCCATTAGCTACTGGTGTTTTACCTATCTTATTTGGTAATGCAACAAAATTTTCAAAATATTTAACAAATTCAGTAAAAAAATATCATGTAATTGCAAAATTAGGTGTAGTTACAGCTACTGGAGATTTATCAAGTGAAGTAATATACACAAATTCAGTTTATGTAAAAACAAATGATATTATTAATATTTTAAATAAATTTATTGGTAAAATAAAACAAATTCCACCTATGTTTTCAGCCATTAAATATTATGGGATTCCATTATATAGGTATGCTCGATTAGGGATTGTTATATCCCGTTATCCAAGAACAGTTATTATTTATCAATTAAATTTTATTAAGAGAGTTGATAAATTTTTAGAATTTACGGTTTTATGTTCAAAAGGAACATATATTCGTAGTTTAGTATATGATATCGGTAAGTTTTTAAAGTGTGGTGCACATGTTGTTTTTTTACGTCGTTTGAAAGTTGGACCATATGATTCATCGCAGTTAGTAAATTTAACAAATTTATATTTTATTGAAAATAAAAGTATAAAACAAACATATCGTTTTTATAAATATAAAATGCTAAAAACATTTTTATTACCTGTTAGTTCTATATTTTCACAATATCCTAAAATAAAATTATTTAATGAAGATGTAAATAATTTTAAAAAAAATTTGTGTATATCTTTATTTTTATTTTCTAAAAATGGTTTAGTACAAGTTGTAGCTGGTATAAATAATATGTTTTTAGGGGTTGGACAAATAAATAAGTTAGGATTATTAATTCCAGAATGCATTTTATAA
- the rbfA gene encoding 30S ribosome-binding factor RbfA, producing the protein MLKNFSRSIRLERILHKEIAIIIQRRLRDPRLNFLITILEVKLSSDLSYAKIFFTCLNYQDNNRIKLILNILQKAEGFIRSLINKNLLLRVIPKLCFIHDTSYIAGIFVSNLINKIKFK; encoded by the coding sequence ATGTTAAAAAATTTTAGTCGATCAATACGATTAGAGCGTATTTTACATAAAGAGATTGCTATAATAATTCAAAGACGTTTACGAGATCCAAGATTAAATTTTTTGATTACAATATTAGAGGTAAAATTATCTTCTGATCTAAGTTATGCTAAAATATTTTTTACATGCTTAAATTATCAAGATAATAATCGTATTAAATTGATATTAAATATTTTACAAAAAGCAGAAGGATTTATTCGTTCGCTTATTAATAAAAATTTATTGTTACGTGTTATCCCTAAATTATGTTTTATTCATGATACATCTTATATTGCAGGAATATTTGTTTCTAATTTGATTAATAAGATTAAATTCAAATAA
- the nusA gene encoding transcription termination factor NusA: MNKEILFVVDAVSHEKSIPREKIFEALESALAIATKKKYDQDINIRVCINRKNGSFNTYRRWLVVNIVSNPTKEITLEAARFEDKTIQLHDYMEDCIDSVTFDRIATQIAKQVIIQKVREAEREISINQFHKKKGHIIAGIVKTISRDCVILDVGNNIEGIIMREDMLPRENFRINDRVRGLLYNISNETRGAQLFMSRSRSDMLIELFRIEVPEIGEKLIEIKAIARDPGSRSKIAVTTYDGRIDPVGACVGMRGARVQAVSSELCGERIDVILWDNNPEKFVINSMSPADVSSIILDNDTHTINISVKSCNLAQAIGRNGQNVRLASQLTGWELNIMTSNDFKKPNKLEKNEFFQVFRNQLNLTDNDISALVSAGFSSIQAIANASIHTLLSITGIKNDVILNVQQKAMFILKGNPEKLVKNFNNNYIDSELLELKYINDIVIQKLIEKKIYTLEHLAEQSIDDLNDIAALTSTQAGKLIMEARNICWFHENK, encoded by the coding sequence ATGAACAAAGAAATATTGTTTGTAGTAGATGCTGTTTCACATGAAAAATCTATTCCAAGAGAAAAAATTTTTGAAGCATTAGAAAGCGCTTTGGCTATTGCCACTAAAAAAAAATATGATCAAGATATTAATATTAGAGTATGTATAAATCGAAAAAATGGTAGTTTTAATACATATCGGAGATGGTTAGTAGTAAATATTGTATCTAATCCGACTAAAGAAATTACATTAGAAGCAGCTCGTTTTGAAGATAAAACGATACAATTACATGATTATATGGAAGACTGCATTGATTCGGTAACTTTCGATCGTATTGCTACTCAGATTGCAAAACAAGTAATTATACAAAAAGTAAGAGAAGCTGAACGAGAAATTAGTATTAATCAGTTCCATAAAAAAAAAGGTCATATTATTGCAGGAATAGTTAAAACAATTAGTAGAGATTGTGTTATTTTAGATGTCGGTAATAATATTGAAGGTATAATTATGAGAGAGGACATGCTTCCTAGAGAAAATTTTAGAATTAATGATAGAGTACGCGGTTTGTTGTATAATATTTCTAATGAAACTCGTGGTGCTCAATTATTTATGAGTCGATCTAGGTCTGATATGTTAATTGAACTATTTCGTATTGAAGTACCTGAAATCGGAGAAAAATTAATTGAAATTAAAGCTATTGCTCGTGATCCTGGATCAAGATCCAAGATAGCTGTTACAACATATGATGGTAGAATTGATCCTGTAGGAGCATGTGTAGGTATGAGAGGAGCTCGAGTACAGGCAGTTTCTAGTGAATTATGTGGAGAAAGAATTGATGTAATTTTATGGGATAATAATCCAGAAAAATTTGTAATTAATTCTATGTCTCCTGCTGATGTGTCATCAATTATTTTAGATAATGATACTCATACTATTAATATATCCGTTAAGTCATGTAATTTAGCTCAAGCAATTGGAAGAAACGGACAAAATGTTCGTTTAGCATCACAATTAACTGGATGGGAGCTAAATATTATGACTTCAAATGATTTTAAAAAACCTAACAAATTAGAAAAAAATGAATTTTTTCAGGTTTTTAGAAATCAATTAAATCTTACTGATAATGATATTTCAGCGTTAGTTAGTGCTGGATTTTCTTCAATACAAGCTATTGCTAATGCATCCATACATACGTTATTATCTATTACAGGCATTAAAAATGATGTAATATTGAATGTACAGCAAAAAGCGATGTTTATATTAAAAGGTAATCCAGAAAAGTTAGTTAAAAATTTTAATAATAATTATATAGATTCAGAATTATTAGAGTTAAAGTATATTAATGATATTGTGATTCAAAAATTAATAGAAAAAAAGATATATACGTTGGAACATCTTGCTGAACAAAGTATTGATGATTTGAATGATATTGCGGCGCTAACATCTACACAAGCCGGTAAATTAATCATGGAAGCTCGAAACATTTGTTGGTTTCATGAAAATAAATAA
- the secG gene encoding preprotein translocase subunit SecG, translated as MHFFLLIIFIVISFLLITTIIFQYSSENNLSANTNDYSSQLFTEHSKSYVIIYIILVLITLFFIVSLLLCRFSMWTTSSLHI; from the coding sequence ATGCATTTTTTTTTATTAATTATTTTTATTGTTATTTCTTTTTTATTAATTACTACTATTATATTTCAGTATAGTTCAGAAAATAATTTATCTGCTAATACTAATGATTATTCATCTCAATTGTTTACTGAACATTCAAAAAGTTATGTAATTATATATATAATATTAGTGTTGATAACTCTATTTTTTATAGTGAGTTTACTATTATGTAGGTTTAGTATGTGGACGACTAGTAGTTTACATATATAA
- the ftsH gene encoding ATP-dependent zinc metalloprotease FtsH: MVKNLIFCFFISVISIIIFCSLKLYTVNNANVNYSTFLSEVNKNKIIKTHINGKKIEVTKKDMTQYITYSPFYDFNLLNVLLEKKIIIIGDVPELKNIFISTFMSWIPNFLSMIVWFFFMKLIQISNEEGTLFFSKNKAKMLHKNKVNTTFLDVAGCKEAKEDVSEIVEYLKEPQRFQKLGGKIPKGILMVGPPGTGKTLLAKAIAGEAHVPFFTISGSDFVEMFVGVGAARVRNMFENARKYAPCIIFIDEIDAVGRERGTSVGSSHDEREQTLNQILVEMDGFEVNAGIILIAATNRPDVLDPALLRPGRFDRQVVVPLPDLIGREEILKIHMRKVSVANDVVPIIIARGTPGFSGADLANLVNEAALLAARYNKISITMLDFEKSKDKIIMGSERRSIIMNEHQKEFIAYHESGHAIVGRLMPGHDPVHKVTIIPRGQSLGITLFLPTNDIFSINRQKLESQIATLYAGRLAEEIIYGSDKVSTGSFNDIKIATNLARKMVTQWGFSDKLGPLLYTDVGKTVILGKSRRPVQYFSDKTIQIIDEEIKLMVDINYQRAKKILNENIDILHAMKDALIKYETINLLQIDDLMSRKPVREPEGWNLR, translated from the coding sequence ATAGTTAAAAATTTAATTTTTTGTTTTTTTATTTCAGTTATATCAATAATTATATTTTGTAGTTTAAAATTATATACTGTAAATAATGCTAATGTCAATTATTCTACATTTTTATCGGAAGTTAATAAAAATAAAATTATTAAAACCCACATTAATGGCAAAAAAATTGAAGTTACTAAAAAAGATATGACTCAGTATATTACATACTCTCCTTTTTATGATTTTAATTTATTGAATGTTTTATTAGAAAAAAAAATTATTATTATTGGAGATGTTCCAGAATTAAAAAATATTTTTATATCTACGTTTATGTCATGGATTCCTAATTTTTTATCAATGATTGTATGGTTTTTTTTTATGAAACTAATACAAATTAGTAATGAAGAAGGAACATTATTTTTTAGTAAAAATAAAGCTAAAATGTTACATAAAAATAAAGTTAATACTACTTTTTTAGATGTTGCTGGATGTAAAGAAGCAAAAGAAGATGTTTCTGAAATAGTTGAATATTTAAAAGAACCACAAAGATTTCAAAAGTTAGGAGGTAAAATACCTAAAGGTATATTGATGGTTGGTCCACCGGGTACCGGAAAAACTTTATTAGCTAAAGCAATTGCAGGTGAAGCTCATGTTCCTTTTTTTACAATTTCAGGATCTGATTTTGTAGAAATGTTTGTAGGAGTTGGTGCTGCTCGAGTACGTAATATGTTTGAGAATGCTAGGAAATATGCGCCATGTATAATATTTATTGATGAAATTGATGCTGTCGGAAGAGAGAGAGGAACTAGCGTAGGTAGTAGTCATGATGAACGTGAACAAACTTTAAATCAGATATTAGTAGAAATGGATGGATTTGAAGTTAATGCAGGAATTATTTTAATTGCCGCAACAAATCGTCCTGACGTACTAGATCCTGCCTTACTAAGACCGGGTAGATTTGATCGTCAAGTAGTAGTACCTCTACCAGATCTTATTGGTCGAGAAGAAATTTTAAAAATTCATATGCGTAAAGTTTCTGTTGCTAATGATGTAGTACCAATAATAATTGCTAGAGGTACTCCTGGATTTTCTGGGGCTGATTTAGCTAATTTAGTAAATGAAGCTGCTTTGTTAGCGGCTCGTTATAATAAAATATCAATTACTATGTTAGATTTTGAAAAATCTAAAGATAAAATTATAATGGGATCTGAAAGACGATCTATTATTATGAATGAACATCAAAAAGAATTTATTGCTTATCATGAATCTGGACATGCAATTGTTGGAAGACTTATGCCTGGTCATGATCCAGTACATAAAGTTACAATTATTCCTCGAGGGCAATCTTTAGGAATTACATTATTTTTGCCAACTAATGATATATTCAGTATAAATCGTCAAAAATTAGAAAGTCAAATTGCTACATTATACGCGGGACGTTTAGCAGAAGAAATTATTTACGGATCAGATAAAGTGTCAACTGGTTCGTTTAATGATATTAAAATAGCTACTAATTTAGCACGAAAAATGGTTACTCAATGGGGTTTTTCAGATAAGTTGGGTCCGTTATTATATACAGATGTAGGTAAAACAGTTATTTTAGGAAAATCTAGACGCCCAGTACAATATTTTTCTGATAAAACTATTCAGATTATTGATGAAGAAATAAAACTAATGGTTGATATTAATTATCAACGTGCGAAAAAAATTTTAAATGAAAATATTGATATTTTACATGCTATGAAAGATGCTTTAATAAAATATGAAACTATTAATTTATTACAAATTGATGATTTAATGTCTAGAAAACCAGTTCGTGAACCAGAAGGATGGAATTTACGTTAA
- a CDS encoding RlmE family RNA methyltransferase, with the protein MILIKKINKSNNWLKKHLSDPYIKERNRRNLRSRAWFKLKEINESEKIFYTGMKVIDLGSNPGGWSEYALEKIGKSGIIFAYDILPMRPLKNVKFFRGDITDILIQKKMFILLKKYSWNIIMSDMSPNLSGCSIVDNVNMFKLSNIVLKISMSVLSTNGCLVMKLFQGYGFNEYIKKIFNMFKLVKIYKPRSSRVNSREVFIIARKYKI; encoded by the coding sequence ATGATTTTAATAAAAAAAATAAATAAATCTAATAATTGGTTAAAAAAACATCTTTCTGATCCTTATATAAAAGAAAGGAATAGAAGAAATTTAAGATCTAGAGCATGGTTTAAATTAAAAGAAATTAATGAATCAGAAAAAATTTTTTATACCGGAATGAAAGTTATAGATTTAGGATCTAATCCGGGTGGTTGGTCAGAATATGCTTTAGAAAAAATTGGAAAATCAGGAATTATTTTTGCATATGATATTTTACCAATGCGTCCGCTAAAAAATGTTAAATTTTTTCGTGGAGATATTACTGATATATTAATTCAAAAAAAAATGTTTATTTTATTAAAAAAATATTCTTGGAATATTATTATGTCTGATATGTCTCCAAATCTTAGTGGTTGTTCTATTGTAGATAATGTTAATATGTTTAAATTAAGCAATATTGTATTAAAAATTTCTATGTCTGTATTATCGACAAATGGATGTCTAGTAATGAAATTATTTCAAGGTTATGGTTTTAATGAATATATAAAAAAAATTTTTAATATGTTTAAATTAGTAAAAATTTATAAGCCACGCTCCTCGCGTGTTAATTCTCGAGAAGTATTTATCATAGCTCGTAAATATAAAATATAA
- the greA gene encoding transcription elongation factor GreA, producing the protein MLNKVPMTLRGFNILKSELKKLKYITRPSIVEAISNARQLGDLKENAEYHAAREEQSFCENKICEIENKLLCSEIIDVTKISFKGVVIFGSTVIVLQISTNKIFVYTIVGDDEANCKECSISVYSPMSRALIGRKEKDIVTVDTPAGSVEYLIKKIEYI; encoded by the coding sequence TTGTTAAATAAAGTTCCAATGACATTACGGGGTTTTAATATATTAAAATCTGAATTAAAAAAATTAAAGTATATTACACGTCCATCGATTGTAGAAGCAATTTCTAATGCTCGACAATTAGGTGATTTAAAAGAAAATGCTGAGTATCATGCTGCACGTGAAGAACAAAGTTTTTGTGAAAACAAAATTTGTGAAATTGAAAATAAATTGTTATGCTCTGAAATTATTGATGTTACTAAAATATCTTTTAAAGGTGTTGTTATTTTTGGATCTACTGTAATAGTATTGCAAATTTCCACAAATAAAATTTTTGTTTATACTATAGTTGGTGATGATGAAGCAAACTGTAAAGAATGCTCTATTTCTGTTTATTCGCCTATGTCACGAGCACTAATTGGAAGAAAAGAAAAAGACATTGTAACAGTAGATACCCCTGCTGGTTCTGTAGAATATTTAATTAAAAAAATTGAGTATATATAA
- a CDS encoding BolA/IbaG family iron-sulfur metabolism protein produces MDLDKICALIKKKLKLKKIFISKYHNNITITAIGDFFIDMNSLDKQKHIYKILMPYFITQEIHAITINTHTISEWNKKKH; encoded by the coding sequence ATGGATTTAGACAAAATATGCGCTTTAATTAAAAAAAAATTAAAATTAAAAAAAATATTTATATCAAAATATCATAATAATATCACGATTACTGCAATAGGAGATTTCTTTATAGACATGAATTCTTTAGATAAACAAAAACATATATATAAAATATTAATGCCGTATTTTATTACACAAGAAATTCACGCTATTACAATAAATACACACACTATATCTGAATGGAACAAAAAAAAACATTAA